From Chloroflexota bacterium:
CTTACTGGGAGCAAAAGATGAACCGGAAGCGAGAAGCTGAAGCTATACTGGGCAATCTGGTATGTGCGGTGAACATGTTGCAGAGTTGCCCGGAGTTTGCCTTGCTTGTGCCTGAAGTGAGAGTGAACCTGGCTTATGCCCTGCCTGATGCAAAGATACCACAAGAGGTGGCGGCTGTGGAAGGCAGGATAACCGTAGTACGAGGCTTGCCCCACGCCTCAGGTATGCCTGCCTGGGGAGCATCAGACCACTTGGCGCGGCGCATACTGGAGGTGCGCACCTATGACCCTGAAATTAACGCTGCAATCAACTTCAAATGTGATCAAGGGGTAATTGAGTCGGCTCAAGAGTACTGTTCGGAACGAGGATTGCTCTTGGGTTGGCTTGACCG
This genomic window contains:
- a CDS encoding phosphomethylpyrimidine kinase; this translates as MNRKREAEAILGNLVCAVNMLQSCPEFALLVPEVRVNLAYALPDAKIPQEVAAVEGRITVVRGLPHASGMPAWGASDHLARRILEVRTYDPEINAAINFKCDQGVIESAQEYCSERGLLLGWLDRSDEPADISEPDGASMPWKVKRLVAKYGRVPRLFYEGPGWGKEPLFLAVGRDAVDVASVAMEIAHLYSKRKQQ